CGTGGCGGCCGCGACGGTGCTCGCGGCTGGTACTCTTGACGGTCAGGCTACCCCTGACTCGGTGAAGCATCGGAACGACTGCCGGTTAGCGCGGCAGGTAGTCGTTACTGGCCACCCTGTGCCCCATCTCCGCTGGGCACTTGGTTATCTCGCGGGGTGCGGTGCCGGAGAGCAAGGAGCGGCCGTAGCCCAAGCCGTCCGTCGGCTTCGTGCGGAGACCGACACGTCTGTTCTGCGACCCTACTGGTCCGTCACGGGCTACCTGCTGGATCGGCGACTCTTCGAAGCAGCCGAAGAGATCGCGATCGATCGGTCGGCCAGTACGCAGGCGCGTGTTTTCGCGACATCAGCCCTCATTAGCGTGGTGCGACCGGGGTTCATCTCCGATTACAGCCAATTGGTGGGTGGCTTCAGGCCGGACGGCCTTGTTGCAGGGGGGTGCTGGAGCGTTGCCTCGGGGAAATTCCAAAGGACAGACACGCCGCTACCCGTCGATTACCAGGAACGAATCGCCGCCGTCCGGCAGCGTCTCCGAGGGGATCCCACTGAGCCTCTCGACGTTCGCACAGCCGCCACATGTCTCCTGCCAAGGAGGAGGTAGGGCGAGATAGCAAGGGCCGCCGCCGTATTTGATCCGATCATCCCCGCCGGCCGCGTGCTGAACGAGCTTGTGTACCGGCGGACGCCAGGGAAGCCGCGCATGCCACCGGTAAAGTGGCTCCCTTCCAGCAGGCTACGCCGCTTACGTTGAAGCTCACTTGGCTACGCCGCGAGCCCCCGCACCACCTCGACCGCGCCCCGCTTGATAGGTGGGCTGCCGCGCGGCGTTGCGCGTCTCGGCAGGTATCGGCAACATAAGGATCGCGAGCCCGCGTCCGCGTTGCGAGGACACCGCCAGCGTGCCCGCTTCACTTCCGCGCTCGGCTTCGTTTCCGTCGACACGCAAACCGCGCGGGCTTACATACTACGACGAGTATCCCTGCTCGAGATGAGCTTACCATCCGCGGCGCATCTCGCCTTCTGGAACGATCCCGACGAGCTGTTGCAGGCGCTGTATCGGTTGGGCCGCGAGCCCGTGCCGGAGTTGCGCGAAGCCCTACGCCAACTGCTGGACCACGCCGATCCCGATATCCGCGAAGAGGCAATCCGGGTGCTCGCCACACGCTGGAAGGACGAATCTGCACGGCTGCGGGCTTTCGACATGCTGCGCAACGATCCCACTCCTATGGTGCGGAGCGCTGCGGCATTCGCCATCGGCGGAACGTCGACCAGCGCATCGCGCAATCGCGATACGCGGTTGCTGCTATCAGTACTCCGCGACGTAGCGCAACCGATGGACGTCAGGCGTGCAGCATACGACGCGCTCATCATCGCGCACCGCAAAGGTGCCGGGGAAAAAAGTTGGCCGTTTCCAAGCCATAGATCTGAGTTCGACCCTGTTCGCAGCGTCGATTGGGAGTGGCTGAGGTCGCTGGAGGAGGCCGGCTGACGGCACGGCGGGTGAGCAGGGTCACGGGACCAACCTGAATAAAAGCGGCGCGGCCCCGTTCAGGAGCCGCGCCGCTTACGTTGAAGCTCATCTGCCTACGCGGCGAGCCGCCGCACCACCTCCACCGCGCCCCGCTTGTACACCGTCACGCACACCAGCTTCCCCTCCGGGTCGACCACCATCCAGTAGCGGCTCCCGTCGTACTTCGCGACCACGAATCCGCTCGGCTTGGGGTCCGCGGGTGGGGCTGCGGGCAATCTGGGCATCGTGCACCTCCAATGGGCTTGACCCTCGGCGCCCGGCAGGGCTACTCTTGGTGAGCGGGCGGCCTTCGGGTCGGTTCGCGGTAAGGCTGTCGGCCGTCTCTTGGCGGGGATACCGGCAGCCTTGCTTTTCGCCCTGCTGTCTATATCATAATCGACAGACCGACGTTTGTCAACCTCTGCATCGACAAAAATGGACTTCAAAACGGCTACGGACCGGGTCGCCGGCTGCATCAGCCACGCCGAGATCGCAGAAGCAGCAGGGGTCTCAATTCAGACGATCAGGCAGGCCCGGATGGATCCGGGCTCAGCCAGCTATAGAAACCCGCCCGCAGGGTGGCAGGCCGTCCTTGTGGCGTTAGCACGCAAGCGATCCGAGGACTTAGCCGATTTCGCTAAACAGCTACACGCTAGTTCTCTGCAGTGACCTCATGCGGCAGCCTTGAGGTATTTACGATGGGAGAGTGCGTCTGTCAGCCCTATCATTATCCTCGTTTGGACACGCAACGTGAGTGCCTCTAGGGCATCGAGCTCATCCTGATCGATCCCACCGCGTTCAGCTCCGTGCGCGATGTTGTTACGTGTCCCCAGCAGCCGGCTTATTGCTCCCTCGTCCGCCGCGAACTGATCGTGGGCAAGGCCAAGGCGAAATAAAATCTTTCTAAGAACGATGGGTTTCAGGTTGGATTCCATATCTATCACCTCGTCTACATTCAAGGAGACGGTGGTGCTGTTGACGTCCGCGATCCCCTCAATAAACTCCACCTGTCGGGCAAAGCGGTGCAGGGGTGCGTCATCTGGCGCCGCCCGTCGGAAAATATCTGCCTTCTTATTTGGATCGGACAGTGCCTTGAAAACCCTATCGAGAGAGGCAGCGACTAGGAACGGGCTCGCATCCTCACATCGGATCTTCTGCTCGTTGACAGCGTTAGCATACGTCCCAAATGCGGTTTTGCAGAAGCCCTCGAAGTGCGAGTACAACACGAGAATAATAGCCTTACGATAGCGGAGTCTGTCCGACTCCACTGGAATATTGCTCAGTTGATTTCGAAGGAGCCGTAGCTCATCCAAGCGCCAAGCGAGGTCTCCTTCCAACTGAGCACGAAAGTCAGCAGAATTCATATCATTCTACCGCCGCAGATACTTCGCGCGTCACGAACTCGATCCGTCGTTCCAGCATCCGGCGGAAATTCTTTCCTCCACCGGTGGTCATTTCTCTAAACTCTCCATCGCGCTTGACACCCTCGAACCGCTCGCGAATACGCGCAATCTGCCCCGCATCATCAGAATCGATAATTCCAAGATGCGGAATCAAGCTCAGGGCGAATGCCTCATAGTGGAGGGACAGGAACTGGGCTGGCCGACGTTCTCCGGCGACAACGCCAGTGAATGCATTCTCACCCAAGGTCATCCGAAGGATTCGGAACGTCCGTTCAAACTGATCTTGCTCATTCTGGTACTCGAAGGGAACGCTTTTGCTGGAGACCTTCTCCATATACTCCGTAAGAAAGTCGCCTATGTTATGCACGTACGTGGGCATGTCATTCTTGAAAGCAAAAAACCGAAGCACCAGTTCCTGATCGTACTTCTCTTTCCGCTTCTCCTCCGACAGATAGGCGATGCATGTCTTAAAATCCTCATTACGGCTCAGCGTAGCAACGAATTCGTTGAAGGCTGGATCCAGCAGCCGGATGGTACAATTCCGAATCTCCTGCTCCGACGCGAGTTCGCCCCCAGTGTTCAAGCGCTTGAACATGTAGTATCGCAGGCGCGGATCGCTCTCTTTACGGATTACCTCAACACGAACGAATGCACGTTTGAGTTTGATAGCAAGGGCGCGGGGCAATGTCTCGTACGTGAGCCCGTTTAATTCGGGAACGATGTCGCATTCCGAGAGAGCGAGGCCCTCCAACGGCTCTCCGCCCTCGTCCCGCAGCAAACCGCGGAAATGAATGTAAGAGGACAGCCGTTGAAGCCCATCGATCAGTTCATAAGCTCCTTGGGCACGCTCGATGACGAACAGTGGCGGGAGCGGCATTTCCAGAATCAACGATTCGATCAGACGGGACTGCTTTCCTTCTGACCACCGAAATAGTCGCTGATAGTCCGGCGAGATAATCAGTTCATCATTGGCGTACATGTCCAATAATTCGTTGAATGATAGATCAAGGCTTTGGGTTCGGACTACTTCAATCCGTTGGTCCACGGCAGAGATAACATCGATTCCTGCAGCTTCTTGGTTGATGCTCATATTGCTTATCCTTGTTTGTTGAGCACGAGCGCACACTCTACTGCCTTCGTTACTTTACGGTACTCGCGACCACGCGGGTGAATCGCCGCGAGATTCGCTCCAACCTTGAAGTTGGTCTGAGTCGCTACTGACCAACCCATGGACTCACCCATTTCTACCACGATACGTGGAAGGTTGATGTGTAGTTCTTTGTAATAGGAGTCCTGGACGACGATCACCGACTTACCACCTGGCACAAGAATACGGTCCACTTCCTGTAAGGACCGGAACATCGAATCAAAATATTGCACGAAGTAGTTGAAGTAGTAAGTAGAAGACGCGCGCGAGCGATGAGTCTCGACTTCTTTCAGAACGTTGTGAGAGGTGGCTCCCCAATGCGGGGATAACTTAATCTCCCGACGAGCCATCGTGGGAGTTCCAGTCATGCGATCTCGCATCAGGTCGTCTTCAGCACGTGAGCAACCTAGGATCGCGAGTTCGGGTCGCGTAGCCACCACATAGTCAATCCTCGTAAGGTACGGAGGTGACGTTACGACTGCATCGATACCTGCGTCCGGTAGGGGCATAGAATCCGCAGAGGCGACCTCTAATCTGCAGTGTCTTCGGGTGTGTGACTCCGTTGCGCAGGTTGAGCCAGAGATAATCGAGTCCATCTCTGCCACGTTGCTAAGAAAGGCATTGTTCACCGTAGTCCGGTCAACAGACAGCTTATCTTCGGGCCCACCATCTTTGATCCAGGTCGGATTAGATGTTAGGAACGGCCCCAGGAATCCACGCGTGGACCGAAACAGCGCAACGTAAAAGAACGCAGCTAACGAGGAAACCTCACTGAGAGGCGAGCAGTACAGACGCTGATACTCATCGCGATCCAGCAGCAGCTCCTGAATCGCATGATCAAAGGTTCGAATAACAGACGCACTCGTCAAATCGAACCATCTGGTTAGAGGATCTGTTGCGGTGGAATCTAAGGGTAGACGACTTGCTTGATTGATGATTGCCCGGGCGAGCTTTCTTAAACTCCCATGGGCACGATAATCCAAGAGACGTGCCTTCGCCACGACTACCATTACCGGATTCAGGTCAAAACCTGTCGCATGGTATCCAAGCTCACTGGCCAATTGTGTGCTCGTACCGCTTCCATTCCACGGATCTAATACCTGCGCCTCAGGGTGCAACCCGATGGACGAGAGCGCATCTCGAACGAAGTGGTCGGAATAACCAGCATAGTAGCTGTACCAATTCGACCGACTGCCTTTCTCGGTCGCGCGGCGCTTCGGATTCCTCAATGGCTCCGGCTCAGGACAAAGTCAATGTGTTGACTCAGACGCAGCATTCTCATCGTTCTCAGCGCCGATGTCAACACTGCCTCTGGAATGAGCATGGTGCCAAAGCACAGAGGCACAACATGCAGGCGGCGCGGCCCCCGCCGGGAGCCGCGCCGCTTCGTTTTAAATCTAGCCCTCCGTTCGCCGCGCTTCCGCGCGCCGCCGTCAGTCCGCCGCGATGGGCTCCGGGCGCGGGGCCGTCACCGGCGCGCGGTGCGCCTTCGTCGCGCCGCGGCGGAAGAGGCGGTTGGTGAAGTCGTCCAGGAGCGTGTAGACCACCGGCACCACGAACAGCGTCAGCAGCGTGGACGTGATCAGCCCGCCGATGACGGCGCGGCCCATGGGGGCGCGCTGCTCGGCGCCCTCGCCCAGCGCCAGCGCCAGCGGCAGCATGCCGAAGATCATCGCCACGGTAGTCATGATGATGGGCCGCAGGCGCGTGCGCCCGGCCGAAAGCAGCGCCTCGCGCCGCCCCATCCCCTCCTCGCGCTGCTGGTTGGCGAAATCCACCAGCAGAATGCCGTTCTTGGTCACCAGGCCCATCAGCATGATGATGCCGATCATGGTGAACACGTTCAGGTTGCCGCCCGTGGCCAGCAGCGCCAGCGCCACGCCGATGAACGAAAGCGGCAGCGCCAGCATGATGGCCAGCGGCTGAAGGAACGAGCCGAACAGCGACGCCAGGATGATGTAGATGAAGATCACCGCCATCCCCAGCGCCGCCAGCACGAAGCCCTTGGTCTCGTTCAGGCTCTGCACGTCGCCTCGGAACACCGTGCGGTACCCCGCCGGCAGCCCCGCCGAGTCCAGCGCCGCCTGCGCCTCCGCCGCCACAGTGCCCGTCGCGAAGCCGGGAAGCACGCCGGCGGAGATGGAGATCTGCCGCTCCAGCGACGCCCGCTCGATCTGCTGCGGGCCCATCCCCGGCCGCACCGTGGCCACCTGCGACAGCGGGATCATCGCCGGCTGCCCGCTCGCCCCGTCCACCGAGCTGCTGGGCACCACGATCCCCGCCACGTCGGCCGCCGAGGTGCGCACCGAGTCGGGGTAGATCACCACCACGTCGTGGCTGTAGCCCTGCTCGTCTTCCCACTGGGTGGCGCGCTGGCCGGTGAACAGCGGCTGCAGCGTCTGCGCGATGCTCCCGATGCCCACGCCCGCCGCCCATGCCTGCTCGCGGTCCACGTCCACGTCCAGCTGCGGGATCTCGCCTTCCTGGCTGCTGTTGGGCTCGGCCACGCCGGGCACGCTTTCCAGCACCGCCATCACCTGCTCGGCCGCCAGCTTCAGCCGCTCCTGCTCCGGCCCCTGCACGTTCACCTGGATGGGCTGGCGGAAGCCGCCGAAGATGGTGGGCGTGCCGGTGATGTTCGCCCGCGCGCCGGGAATCCTGGCCAGCTGCCCGCGCAGGTCGTCCTGGATCTCCTGCTGCGACCGCGCACGCTCGTCCCGCGGCTTCAGCTTCACGAAGATGCGCCCGTTGTTCGGCGATCCGCGGAAGCCGCCGCCGATGGACATGTAGGTGAAGTCCACCTCCGGCATCTTGCGCAGCACGGTCCCCAGCTCGTGCCCGCGCGCCACGGTGTACTCCAGCCGAGAGCCCGGCGTCACGCGGAAGTTCACGTTGAACTCGCCGCCGTCGAAGTCCGGCACCCAGGTAAAGCCCAGCCGGGGGATGATGAGCATGGACGCCACGATGCACGCCGCGGCGAATCCCACGACCGTCTTGCGGTGGTCCAGCGCCCAGGCCAGCCCGCGGGGATATCGGTCCGCGACGCGCTCGAACCAGGCGTTGAAGGACAGGGCCACGCGGCGGATGGGGTTGCGCGCCCGCGGCTGCGCCTCGCCATGGTGCAGCGCCTCCGGGTCCGGCCACACGCTGGAAAGCATGGGGTCCAGCGTGAACGACACGAACAGCGACACCAGCACCGCGAACGCCACGACGACGCCGAACTGGAAGAAGATCAGGCCGATCTGCCCGCCCATGAAGGCCACGGGAATGAACACGGCGATCACCGCCAGCGTGGTGCTGACCACCGCCAGCCCGATCTCGCTGGTGCCCTCGCGCGCGGCGGTGTGATGGTCCTTCCCCATCGACACGTGCCGGACGATGTTCTCGCGCACCACGATGGCGTCGTCGATCAGCAGGCCGATGGCCAGCGACAGCGCCAGCAGCGTCATGGTGTTGATGGTGAACCCGAACACCCACATCCCGAAGTACGCCGAGATGATGGAGATGGGCAGCGCCAGCCCGGTGATGATCGTCGACCGCCAGGAGTTCAAGAAGAAGTAGATGATGGCGATGCAGAGGATGGCGCCCAGGATCAGCTCGTGCTGCACCGACTCCAGCGACGCGCGGATGCGGCGCGAGTCGTCGCTCACCACCGTCATCTTCACGTCGGACGGCAGCTGCGCCTGCAGGGCATCCACCTCGGCGCGCACGCGGTCGGCTACCTCCACGGTGTTGCTTCCGCTGATCTTCAGGATCTCGACGGAGAGCGCGCGCCCCTCGTTCAGGTAGCTGGCGCTGCGGGCCTCCGCCGTGCCATCCACCACCGTGCCGACGTCGCCCAGGCGCACCGGCACGCCGCCGCGCACGGCCACGGTCACGTCGCGGAAGGTGCGCGGGTCTTCCACGCGGCCGGTGATGCGCACCAGTCGCTCCACGTCGCCGCGGCGCACGCGGCCGGC
This genomic stretch from Longimicrobium sp. harbors:
- a CDS encoding HEAT repeat domain-containing protein, producing MSLPSAAHLAFWNDPDELLQALYRLGREPVPELREALRQLLDHADPDIREEAIRVLATRWKDESARLRAFDMLRNDPTPMVRSAAAFAIGGTSTSASRNRDTRLLLSVLRDVAQPMDVRRAAYDALIIAHRKGAGEKSWPFPSHRSEFDPVRSVDWEWLRSLEEAG
- a CDS encoding MAE_28990/MAE_18760 family HEPN-like nuclease, encoding MNSADFRAQLEGDLAWRLDELRLLRNQLSNIPVESDRLRYRKAIILVLYSHFEGFCKTAFGTYANAVNEQKIRCEDASPFLVAASLDRVFKALSDPNKKADIFRRAAPDDAPLHRFARQVEFIEGIADVNSTTVSLNVDEVIDMESNLKPIVLRKILFRLGLAHDQFAADEGAISRLLGTRNNIAHGAERGGIDQDELDALEALTLRVQTRIMIGLTDALSHRKYLKAAA
- a CDS encoding efflux RND transporter permease subunit; this translates as MFLSDVSIKRPVFATMMMVTLVVLGVIGYQRLAIDEYPDVSYPIVVAQTSYPGASPEVMEREVSKPIEEALNTVQGIQEITSTSLEGSSLVRVQLQLGVNVMAAQQEVQSKIARMRRQLPPDIDDPVIIRFDPNERAIMSIAVQSGDRPLRELTELADEVISTRLEAIPGVGGVNLIGGTNRQIQVQLNPDAMRAYAISPPQVTQALQRENQEVPAGRVRRGDVERLVRITGRVEDPRTFRDVTVAVRGGVPVRLGDVGTVVDGTAEARSASYLNEGRALSVEILKISGSNTVEVADRVRAEVDALQAQLPSDVKMTVVSDDSRRIRASLESVQHELILGAILCIAIIYFFLNSWRSTIITGLALPISIISAYFGMWVFGFTINTMTLLALSLAIGLLIDDAIVVRENIVRHVSMGKDHHTAAREGTSEIGLAVVSTTLAVIAVFIPVAFMGGQIGLIFFQFGVVVAFAVLVSLFVSFTLDPMLSSVWPDPEALHHGEAQPRARNPIRRVALSFNAWFERVADRYPRGLAWALDHRKTVVGFAAACIVASMLIIPRLGFTWVPDFDGGEFNVNFRVTPGSRLEYTVARGHELGTVLRKMPEVDFTYMSIGGGFRGSPNNGRIFVKLKPRDERARSQQEIQDDLRGQLARIPGARANITGTPTIFGGFRQPIQVNVQGPEQERLKLAAEQVMAVLESVPGVAEPNSSQEGEIPQLDVDVDREQAWAAGVGIGSIAQTLQPLFTGQRATQWEDEQGYSHDVVVIYPDSVRTSAADVAGIVVPSSSVDGASGQPAMIPLSQVATVRPGMGPQQIERASLERQISISAGVLPGFATGTVAAEAQAALDSAGLPAGYRTVFRGDVQSLNETKGFVLAALGMAVIFIYIILASLFGSFLQPLAIMLALPLSFIGVALALLATGGNLNVFTMIGIIMLMGLVTKNGILLVDFANQQREEGMGRREALLSAGRTRLRPIIMTTVAMIFGMLPLALALGEGAEQRAPMGRAVIGGLITSTLLTLFVVPVVYTLLDDFTNRLFRRGATKAHRAPVTAPRPEPIAAD
- a CDS encoding DUF262 domain-containing protein — protein: MSINQEAAGIDVISAVDQRIEVVRTQSLDLSFNELLDMYANDELIISPDYQRLFRWSEGKQSRLIESLILEMPLPPLFVIERAQGAYELIDGLQRLSSYIHFRGLLRDEGGEPLEGLALSECDIVPELNGLTYETLPRALAIKLKRAFVRVEVIRKESDPRLRYYMFKRLNTGGELASEQEIRNCTIRLLDPAFNEFVATLSRNEDFKTCIAYLSEEKRKEKYDQELVLRFFAFKNDMPTYVHNIGDFLTEYMEKVSSKSVPFEYQNEQDQFERTFRILRMTLGENAFTGVVAGERRPAQFLSLHYEAFALSLIPHLGIIDSDDAGQIARIRERFEGVKRDGEFREMTTGGGKNFRRMLERRIEFVTREVSAAVE